The Desulfosoma caldarium genome has a window encoding:
- a CDS encoding ABC transporter ATP-binding protein: protein MPFSGDVMIHTDDLTLGYGDRLILRDVTFSVYTGEIVAVLGGSGCGKSTLLKALIGLLPPLRGSVWIGGRCITGPQGDMALEAVRRHIGVLFQYGALLGSLSIADNVAMPLEEFTDLPRRLIEDIVHFKLETVGLADYAHFMPSELSGGMRKRAALARAMALDPQILFCDEPSAGLDPITAAELDELLMECNRALGITMVVITHELASIETIATRCIMLDKSAQGVIAVGTPEKLKNESTDPRVRAFFHRQPAMLRAAELGGSVPS, encoded by the coding sequence ATGCCTTTTTCGGGCGACGTCATGATTCACACCGACGATTTGACCCTGGGCTACGGGGACCGCCTGATCCTCCGAGATGTGACATTTTCCGTTTACACGGGGGAAATCGTCGCCGTACTGGGCGGCAGCGGGTGCGGTAAGAGCACCCTGCTCAAGGCCCTGATCGGGCTTCTTCCGCCTCTTCGCGGATCCGTGTGGATCGGCGGCCGGTGCATCACGGGCCCGCAAGGGGATATGGCCCTTGAAGCCGTTCGCCGGCACATCGGCGTGCTGTTTCAGTACGGCGCTCTGCTGGGATCCCTTTCCATCGCCGACAACGTGGCCATGCCCCTTGAAGAATTTACCGACTTGCCCCGGCGATTGATTGAAGACATCGTGCATTTCAAATTGGAAACAGTGGGTCTTGCTGACTACGCGCACTTCATGCCGTCCGAATTGAGCGGCGGCATGCGTAAGCGGGCGGCCCTGGCTCGAGCCATGGCGTTGGATCCACAGATTCTTTTTTGTGATGAGCCGTCCGCAGGTCTGGACCCCATCACTGCCGCCGAATTGGATGAACTTCTCATGGAATGCAATCGCGCCCTGGGCATCACCATGGTGGTCATCACTCATGAGCTGGCCAGCATTGAAACCATCGCCACGCGCTGCATCATGCTGGACAAATCCGCTCAAGGCGTCATCGCCGTCGGAACGCCGGAGAAACTGAAAAACGAAAGCACAGACCCCCGGGTGCGCGCTTTCTTTCACCGCCAACCGGCCATGCTGCGGGCGGCGGAGCTTGGGGGCAGCGTGCCCAGTTGA